In Cupriavidus taiwanensis, the following proteins share a genomic window:
- a CDS encoding aspartate/glutamate racemase family protein produces MRILVLNPNTSEGITARLMAAANEAAAPGTELVPLTASRGVPYIATRAEAQIGGAIALEMLAEHHGQFDAAVIAAFGDPGLMGARELFDLPVVGMAEAAMLSACMLGRRFAIVTFARALGPWYEECVDMHGLRGRLAGIRMLDGSFASVSDVQEEKEAVLVELANRAVVEDEADVVILAGAPLAGLAARVRDRIPVPVVDQMAAAVKQAEALVALQPRKATAGTFRRPDAKPTLGLPAALAARIEHR; encoded by the coding sequence ATGCGAATCCTTGTTCTGAATCCCAACACCAGCGAAGGCATCACCGCGCGCCTGATGGCCGCCGCGAACGAGGCCGCCGCGCCCGGCACCGAGCTGGTGCCGCTGACCGCGAGCCGCGGCGTGCCGTATATCGCCACCCGCGCCGAAGCGCAGATCGGCGGCGCCATCGCGCTGGAAATGCTGGCCGAGCATCACGGCCAGTTCGACGCGGCGGTCATCGCCGCCTTCGGCGATCCGGGCCTGATGGGGGCGCGCGAGCTGTTCGACCTGCCCGTGGTGGGCATGGCCGAGGCGGCGATGCTGTCGGCGTGCATGCTCGGGCGGCGCTTTGCCATCGTCACCTTTGCGCGCGCGCTGGGCCCCTGGTACGAGGAGTGCGTCGACATGCACGGGCTGCGCGGCCGGCTGGCCGGCATCCGCATGCTCGACGGCAGCTTTGCCTCGGTGTCGGACGTGCAGGAAGAGAAGGAAGCCGTGCTGGTGGAACTGGCCAACCGCGCCGTGGTGGAAGACGAGGCCGACGTGGTGATCCTGGCCGGCGCGCCGCTGGCCGGCCTGGCCGCGCGCGTGCGCGACCGCATTCCGGTGCCGGTGGTCGACCAGATGGCCGCCGCCGTCAAGCAGGCCGAGGCGCTGGTTGCCCTGCAGCCCCGCAAGGCCACCGCGGGCACCTTCCGCCGCCCCGACGCCAAGCCCACGCTGGGTTTGCCGGCGGCGCTGGCGGC
- a CDS encoding amidase: protein MELTNRLDAATIAARVAAGRLDPAEVAAAFQARIAARNDQLNAVFEQRQELVDADLAQLRARLAQGERPLLAGVPVIVKDVIWSQGRRVTQGSQLYRDFIAPADAIAVERLRRAGAIVLGMGNTSEFACKGLTTNKVYGLTRHPLDPTLTAGGSSGGCAVAVAAGMAPLALGTDGGGSSRRPPAHAGVVGFKPSYGAIPDSVGFAHAFNGIQVIAPITRTVADAELMFEALAGADPRDPDTLGFSLGAARPLHTLKIAVSPRLGLDTLVDDDVAQAFDQAVARLQAAGLSIERADPAWPQGADEAALMPLQHVGLAHLYGDAWRRDPEIFDADVARQIERGLAWTGAEVARAREASRQIALAVAAFFARYDLLLCPTTPCVAWRNDRLGPERIGGVAVEPRAHAVFTPFFNHALAPAISVPCGSGRDGLPVGLQIAGPRGADRSVLAAAKLAENVLASLVNPA, encoded by the coding sequence ATGGAACTGACCAATCGCCTCGACGCCGCCACCATCGCGGCCCGCGTCGCCGCCGGGCGCCTCGACCCCGCCGAGGTGGCAGCGGCCTTCCAGGCCCGCATCGCGGCGCGCAACGACCAGCTCAACGCCGTCTTCGAACAACGCCAGGAACTGGTCGATGCCGACCTGGCGCAACTGCGCGCGCGCCTGGCGCAGGGCGAGCGCCCGCTGCTGGCGGGCGTGCCGGTGATCGTCAAGGACGTGATCTGGAGCCAGGGCCGGCGCGTGACGCAGGGCTCGCAGCTGTACCGCGACTTCATCGCACCCGCCGACGCGATCGCGGTCGAGCGCCTGCGCCGCGCCGGCGCGATCGTGCTCGGCATGGGCAACACCTCGGAGTTCGCCTGCAAGGGGCTGACCACCAACAAGGTCTACGGCCTGACGCGCCATCCGCTCGACCCCACGCTGACCGCGGGCGGCTCGTCGGGCGGTTGCGCGGTAGCGGTGGCGGCGGGGATGGCGCCGCTGGCGCTGGGTACCGATGGCGGCGGCTCCAGCCGGCGTCCGCCCGCGCACGCCGGCGTGGTCGGCTTCAAGCCCTCCTACGGCGCGATTCCGGACTCGGTCGGCTTCGCCCATGCCTTCAACGGCATCCAGGTGATTGCGCCGATCACGCGCACCGTGGCCGATGCCGAGCTGATGTTCGAGGCGCTGGCCGGCGCCGATCCGCGCGACCCCGACACCCTCGGCTTCTCGCTGGGCGCGGCGCGTCCGCTGCATACGCTGAAGATCGCGGTCAGCCCGCGCCTGGGCCTGGACACGCTGGTCGACGACGATGTCGCGCAGGCCTTCGACCAGGCCGTGGCGCGCCTGCAGGCCGCGGGGCTGAGTATCGAGCGCGCCGACCCGGCGTGGCCGCAGGGCGCCGACGAGGCCGCGCTGATGCCGCTGCAGCATGTCGGCCTGGCCCATCTCTATGGCGACGCCTGGCGCCGCGACCCCGAGATATTCGATGCCGACGTCGCGCGCCAGATCGAGCGCGGGCTGGCCTGGACCGGCGCCGAGGTGGCGCGCGCGCGCGAAGCCAGCCGCCAGATCGCGCTGGCGGTGGCCGCCTTCTTTGCCCGCTATGACCTGCTGCTGTGCCCCACCACGCCGTGCGTGGCCTGGCGCAACGACCGCCTCGGGCCGGAGCGCATCGGCGGCGTGGCGGTGGAGCCGCGCGCCCACGCGGTATTCACGCCCTTCTTCAACCATGCGCTGGCGCCGGCGATCTCGGTGCCTTGCGGCAGCGGCCGCGACGGCCTGCCGGTGGGCCTGCAGATCGCCGGCCCGCGCGGTGCCGACCGCAGCGTGCTGGCCGCTGCGAAGCTGGCCGAAAACGTGCTGGCGTCCTTAGTCAACCCTGCCTGA
- the hydA gene encoding dihydropyrimidinase — protein MKQFDLIIRNGTVVTASDTMQCDIGIAGGRIVQLGHDLGEAAQVIDAGGKLVLPGGVDAHCHLDQPMPDGLRMADDFRTGSVSAACGGTTTVIPFAAQEKGHSLRAAVADYHRRAGGKSVVDYAFHLIVGDPTEAVLNDELPGLIREGYSSFKIYMTYDDLKLNDREILEVLSVARQEGALVMVHAENSDCIAWLTDKLGAAGNTAPKFHALARPMAIEREATHRAITFSELVDVPILIVHVSGKEAVEQIRWARNRGMKIFAETCPQYLFLTAEDLDQPGYHGAKCVCSPPPRDRSNQQVIWDGLADGLFTIFSSDHAPFRYEDAQGKKPGGQEVPFQYIPNGIPGLETRLPLLFSAGVVGGRISVNQFVALTSTNPAKLYGLHPRKGTIAIGADADLAIWDPQREVTIRNEGLHHAVDYTPYEGLRVTGWPVTTLVRGKVVAHEGEVMAEAGHGEFLPCGLPEMARPRYRTSGGSL, from the coding sequence GTGAAACAGTTCGACCTCATCATCCGCAACGGCACCGTCGTCACCGCCAGCGACACCATGCAATGCGATATCGGCATCGCCGGCGGCCGCATCGTGCAGCTTGGCCACGACCTGGGCGAGGCCGCGCAGGTGATCGACGCCGGCGGCAAGCTGGTGCTGCCCGGCGGCGTCGATGCGCACTGCCACCTGGACCAGCCGATGCCGGACGGCCTGCGCATGGCGGATGACTTCCGCACCGGCTCGGTCTCGGCGGCGTGCGGCGGCACCACCACCGTGATTCCCTTCGCCGCGCAGGAGAAGGGCCATTCGCTGCGCGCCGCGGTGGCCGACTACCATCGCCGCGCCGGCGGCAAGTCGGTGGTCGACTACGCCTTCCACCTGATCGTGGGCGACCCGACCGAGGCGGTGCTGAACGACGAGCTGCCGGGCCTGATCCGCGAAGGCTATTCGTCGTTCAAGATCTACATGACCTACGACGACCTCAAGCTGAACGACCGCGAGATCCTCGAGGTGCTGTCGGTGGCGCGCCAGGAAGGCGCGCTGGTGATGGTGCATGCCGAGAACTCCGACTGCATCGCCTGGCTCACCGACAAGCTCGGGGCGGCCGGCAATACCGCGCCGAAGTTCCACGCGCTGGCGCGGCCGATGGCGATCGAGCGCGAGGCCACGCACCGCGCCATCACCTTCTCCGAGCTGGTCGACGTGCCGATCCTGATCGTCCATGTCTCGGGCAAGGAGGCGGTCGAGCAGATTCGCTGGGCGCGCAACCGCGGCATGAAGATCTTTGCCGAGACCTGCCCGCAGTACCTGTTCCTGACCGCCGAAGACCTCGACCAGCCCGGCTACCACGGTGCCAAGTGCGTGTGCAGCCCGCCGCCGCGCGACCGCAGCAACCAGCAGGTGATCTGGGACGGCCTGGCCGACGGCCTCTTCACCATCTTCTCGTCCGACCATGCACCGTTCCGCTACGAAGACGCGCAGGGCAAGAAGCCCGGCGGCCAGGAAGTCCCGTTCCAGTACATCCCCAACGGCATCCCCGGACTCGAGACGCGGCTGCCGCTGCTGTTCTCGGCAGGCGTGGTGGGCGGCCGCATCTCGGTCAACCAGTTCGTCGCGCTGACCTCGACCAACCCGGCCAAGCTCTACGGCCTGCATCCGCGCAAGGGCACCATCGCCATCGGCGCCGATGCCGACCTGGCGATCTGGGATCCGCAGCGCGAAGTGACGATCCGCAATGAGGGGCTGCACCATGCCGTCGACTACACCCCCTACGAGGGCCTGCGCGTGACCGGCTGGCCGGTGACCACGCTGGTGCGCGGCAAGGTGGTGGCGCACGAGGGCGAGGTCATGGCCGAGGCCGGCCACGGCGAGTTCCTGCCATGCGGCCTGCCCGAAATGGCGCGGCCGCGCTACCGCACTTCGGGCGGCAGCCTGTGA
- a CDS encoding MFS transporter — protein sequence MQAVSIDAAEKGTSASKQSVARVAGASLAGTTLEFYDHFIYGSAAALVFPKLFFPQSDPLTATLLSFASYGVAFVARPLGAAIFGHYGDKMGRKSILIITLLMMGLATFGIGLLPTYAAAGALAPLLLVLLRVVQGLALGGEWGGAAIMVNELDPEGKRRGILGSLVQLAAPIGLLLANGIFALVTWQLSEEAFLSWGWRVPFLLSALLVGVGLYIRSNVRESGMFEKLEESHAEARAPIMEVLRNYKKQLLIAFGARLGGDIAFYVFTLFLLYFVPTKLGLPKSIALNAVLLGAVAQILFIPIAGLLADRIGRRPVLMIGGIGGAVWAFVFFAMVKTGSPALIMLASFVGMVLVSFMFSPLASFLPELFATRVRVTGASLGFQFAGVFGGALAPLIAVGLLDRFGNTMPVALYLAAVCALIAVAAFAARETARMHLSDADR from the coding sequence ATGCAAGCAGTCAGCATCGACGCGGCGGAAAAGGGCACGTCGGCCAGCAAACAGTCAGTCGCGCGCGTCGCCGGGGCCAGCCTGGCCGGCACCACGCTCGAGTTCTACGACCATTTCATCTACGGATCGGCCGCCGCGCTGGTCTTCCCCAAGCTGTTCTTCCCGCAGAGCGATCCGCTGACCGCGACGCTGCTGTCCTTCGCCAGCTATGGCGTCGCGTTCGTGGCGCGGCCGCTGGGCGCGGCCATCTTCGGCCACTACGGCGACAAGATGGGCCGCAAGTCGATCCTGATCATCACGCTGCTGATGATGGGCCTGGCCACCTTCGGCATCGGCCTGCTGCCGACCTATGCCGCGGCCGGCGCGCTGGCGCCGCTGCTGCTGGTGCTGCTGCGCGTGGTGCAGGGCCTGGCGCTGGGCGGGGAGTGGGGCGGGGCCGCGATCATGGTCAACGAACTCGATCCCGAAGGTAAGCGGCGCGGCATCCTCGGCAGCCTGGTGCAGCTGGCGGCGCCGATCGGATTGTTGCTGGCCAACGGCATCTTTGCGCTGGTGACGTGGCAGCTATCCGAAGAAGCCTTCCTCAGCTGGGGCTGGCGCGTGCCGTTCCTGCTGTCGGCGCTGCTGGTCGGCGTCGGACTGTATATCCGTTCCAACGTGCGCGAATCCGGCATGTTCGAGAAGCTGGAGGAATCGCATGCCGAAGCGCGCGCTCCCATCATGGAAGTGCTGCGCAACTACAAGAAGCAGCTGCTGATTGCGTTCGGCGCACGGCTGGGCGGCGACATTGCCTTCTACGTGTTCACGCTGTTCCTGCTGTATTTCGTGCCGACCAAGCTGGGCCTGCCCAAGAGCATCGCGCTCAATGCCGTGCTGCTGGGCGCGGTGGCGCAGATCCTGTTCATCCCGATCGCCGGCCTGCTGGCTGACCGTATCGGCCGCCGCCCGGTGCTGATGATCGGCGGCATCGGCGGCGCGGTGTGGGCGTTCGTGTTCTTCGCCATGGTCAAGACCGGCAGCCCGGCGCTGATCATGCTGGCCTCGTTCGTCGGCATGGTGCTGGTGTCGTTCATGTTCTCGCCGCTGGCCTCGTTCCTGCCCGAGCTGTTCGCCACCCGGGTGCGCGTCACCGGTGCCTCGCTCGGCTTCCAGTTCGCCGGCGTGTTCGGCGGCGCGCTCGCTCCGCTGATCGCCGTCGGCCTGCTCGACCGCTTCGGCAACACCATGCCGGTGGCGCTCTACCTGGCAGCGGTGTGCGCGCTGATCGCGGTGGCGGCGTTCGCGGCGCGTGAAACCGCGCGCATGCACCTGTCCGACGCCGACCGCTGA